The window CGTTGGATCACCAGGTCTGCCAGAGACAGGCCAAAGGAGACGAAAACGAACAGGATCAGCGCGGAAACGTAGACCAGCGACCACTGCTGCTTTTCGAACACGGAATTGGAAACCAGATAGATGCCGCGGATATACAGGGTCAGAAGCGCAGCGCCCAGCAGGGAGGTGAGGATCATGCGGAAGCGGATGGTGCTGGGATTGAAGAAGACGAATCTGACCAGCAGGGCCAGCAGCGCGGCAAAGAGCAGGCTGGGAAGGTACAGAGCGGTCAGCGAGATGTTCAGCCGGGCCAAAGAGAGGAGCGCAAAGCCCAGGGGCAGAAGGATCACGGCGAGCCAGACCAGGCTGGTTTTGAGATAATGGTAGAGCAGGGCTATAACGCCGGTCAGGAGGGCGATGTAGAGGATCAGCTCCTTGAATCCGAAGCTGTTGTTCTGAATCCTGGGGGCGTCCGTGCCATCACGGTTGATCAGGATGGGTTCGCCCGTTTCGGCGGATTGGCCGATCAGAGAATCCACCGGCTGCGGTTCGCTGTGGCCGCCGTAGACCAGGTATCCCACGATCCCCATGAGCAGCGGGACCAGGATCGCGAGCACCATCACGGTTTGAAAATGTCTGTTGTTCATCCTTGCCTCGTAAATTTTCATTGACGTTAATCTGTGAGCGCATTTTATGGTAAGTCGTGTGGATGTCAATGACAAATGTGGCACTTGGCCTCTGTGGCCCTCTGGCATCCGCGCCCGGGGATCCGTCTGGGAAATCCGGTCCATGAACATCCAGGGAGATTTTTATGCTCAATATAGTGCGCAGCTTCAGGAAAAAGCTGGCCAAGACGAAAAGCGGCTTCATCGGCAGGATCGCTGAAGCGATCAGCCTGCGCGGCAAGGTCGATGACGAGCTGATGGAGGAGATCGAGGAGATCCTCCTGCGCTGCGACACCGGCGTGGAAATGACGCAGCTCATCATGGAACGGCTCACAGAGCGGATCCGGGTCGACCGCATAACTGACGCGGAAGAGGTCCAAACCGCCCTGGAGGAGATAATGCGGGACATCCTGCTCCAGGATTATTCGGCCGAAGCGAGCATCTATGACGAGATCTCCGCCAAGCCCTACGTGATCGTGTTTGTGGGCGTGAACGGAGTGGGGAAGACCACCAGCATCGGCAAGGTCGCCCACAGCCTGAGGGAAAGGGGCAAGAAGGTGATGATCATAGCCGGAGACACCTTTCGCGCCGCGGCCATCGAACAGCTTGCGATCTGGGCAGAGCGGGCGGGAGTGGCGATGGTCAGGTCCCAGCAGGACGCCGATCCCTCCGCAATCATCTATGACGGGATCTCCTCCGCCCTGGCCAAGGGCTACGACGTCGTTCTGATCGACACCGCGGGCCGCCAGCACACCCGGGAAAACCTGATGAAGGAACTCAGCAAGATCGACCGCACGATCAAGAAACTCATCCCCGAAGCGCCACACCAAGCGCTGTTGGTGGTGGACGCCACCACGGGCCAGAACGCGATCTCGCAGGCCACCAATTTCGACAAAGCGATGGCGCTCACCGGCCTGATCCTCAGCAAATACGACGGCACCGCCAAGGGCGGCATCATCTTCAACCTCAAGCACAACCTCAACCTGCCGGTCAAGCTGATCGGAGTGGGCGAGGGCATCGGAGACCTGGAGGAGTTTGACATCCAGGCCTTCACGGAAGCTTTTTTCACCAATTCAGACACCAAAGAGGAAAACCAATGAAAAACACAGCGCTCAAATTTCTCAATCCCATCCTGCTGCTCCTGTTCATCATCGCGGCCGTTGCCATGCTCATCTACCGCCTTGGAGGAGGCAGTGAGCTGATGGGGCAGATCCACGCCTGGGCCGGGATCCTGTTCTTTATCGTGGGCATACTGCACCTGTTCTATAACTGGAGCTGGGTGCGCGCTAACATCCTGAAGAAGAAAAAGCGCTCCTGATGGCTGTTTTTGACGCGGAACAGGCCCGGCAAAACCTGCAGCGCCTGCGGGAGATCTTATCCGGTCCGGGGGAAGCCAAGACCAGGCTGCTCCTGGTGCGGCAGTTTCTG of the Candidatus Syntrophosphaera sp. genome contains:
- the ftsY gene encoding signal recognition particle-docking protein FtsY produces the protein MLNIVRSFRKKLAKTKSGFIGRIAEAISLRGKVDDELMEEIEEILLRCDTGVEMTQLIMERLTERIRVDRITDAEEVQTALEEIMRDILLQDYSAEASIYDEISAKPYVIVFVGVNGVGKTTSIGKVAHSLRERGKKVMIIAGDTFRAAAIEQLAIWAERAGVAMVRSQQDADPSAIIYDGISSALAKGYDVVLIDTAGRQHTRENLMKELSKIDRTIKKLIPEAPHQALLVVDATTGQNAISQATNFDKAMALTGLILSKYDGTAKGGIIFNLKHNLNLPVKLIGVGEGIGDLEEFDIQAFTEAFFTNSDTKEENQ